A stretch of Plutella xylostella chromosome 10, ilPluXylo3.1, whole genome shotgun sequence DNA encodes these proteins:
- the LOC119693756 gene encoding pre-rRNA 2'-O-ribose RNA methyltransferase FTSJ3 yields the protein MGKKTKVGKQRKDKYYQLAKETGYRSRAAFKLIQLNRKFGFLQKSRVCIDLCAAPGGWMQVAHQNMPLSSIVIGVDLFPIKQVPGCIGLTEDITTEKCKTAIKKEIKTWKADVVLHDGAPNVGLNWLHDAYQQASLTLSALKLATHFLREGGWFVTKVFRSKDYHALLWVLKQFFKKVHATKPQASRNESSEIFVVCQGYIAPDSIDHKFLDPKYVFEDLDIVKKQHTNILHPEKQKKAKAEGYQEGDYTTHHAVSVAAFLSQDDPIDLLQGCSQIVIDDPEIESHPKTTLEIKECCKDIKVLGRKDLKLILSWVKHLKEWKKAQEPAAEAAPAAAAEDADSDAPSDADEEQVVDKEIADLQEEERRLSKRKRKQVNKQRARLAEKMNLKMVLKGDGGPVMESNDMFTLADIKNDQQLSAMVDMAPDMVAGAPGPDSDDEEPSSRRKRVAYDVEASRLHPSGLYYRDSDSELELETDSETEENKESLAFSDSDTETNKKKKKKIDKITQQNTLENSRPPRAAAAPRGHPLLTDLDPLPAPARRARAAERWFQQDAFQTLEADHDEAADLDRLANNFKQKGKTVIEDSVKEAGAKRKRAAAESSDESASDSDYDVEDTVAGAGGAGAGAGGAGKVGKKDDFEVVPQDADLKRLKKTLKMDPETLALGSMLAGSRRFRRDLADDAWSRYAFNDAGPDWFAQDEEKHMRRPIAVPETYTEEYSKKLQAINARPIKKVVEAKARKKQRLVKKMERAKKKVEAVLENGDMSEREKAQQIRGLYKKAQTETKKKVTYVVAKKHTTAKRMKRPGDVKGRYRVVDPRMKKDMRAQKAKEKTMNRGKGKGGKGARGGKDKGGKTKPAKPRPMPKHKGKKGKSK from the exons atggGGAAGAAGACTAAAGTTGGAAAGCAGCGGAAGGATAAATATTACCAGTTAGCTAAAGAAACTG GTTACCGCTCAAGAGCCGCTTTTAAGTTAATTCAGCTGAACAGAAAGTTTGGTTTTCTTCAAAAGTCGCGAGTATGCATCGACCTGTGCGCGGCGCCGGGCGGCTGGATGCAGGTGGCGCACCAGAACATGCCGCTGTCCTCCATCGTCATCGGCGTGGACCTGTTCCCCATCAAGCAGGTGCCCGGCTGCATCGGGCTCACGGAGGACATCACCACTGAGAAATGTAAAACAGCCAttaagaaagaaataaaaacttgGAAAGCAGATGTGGTACTGCACGACGGAGCCCCCAACGTGGGTCTGAACTGGCTGCACGACGCCTACCAGCAGGCCAGCCTCACGCTCAGCGCCCTCAAGCTGGCCACGCACTTCCTGCGCGAGGGAGGCTGGTTTGTCACTAAAGTGTTCAGATCAAAAGACTACCATGCACTATTGTGGGTTTTAAAACAGTTTTTCAAAAAAGTTCATGCTACAAAACCACAGGCATCTCGTAATGAGTCATCTGAGATTTTCGTAGTTTGTCAAGGCTATATTGCACCAGACTCTATTGACCACAAATTCCTTGATCCGAAATACGTGTTTGAAGACTTAGATATTGTGaagaaacaacacacaaacaTTTTGCATCCTGAGAAACAGAAGAAAGCCAAAGCTGAGGGCTACCAGGAGGGAGACTACACGACGCACCATGCGGTCAGCGTCGCCGCCTTCCTGAGCCAGGATGACCCCATTGACCTGCTGCAGGGCTGCTCGCAG ATTGTAATAGATGACCCAGAAATAGAAAGTCATCCAAAAACTACACTAGAAATCAAAGAATGCTGTAAAGATATCAAAGTGTTGGGAAGAAAAGATTTGAAACTTATCCTCAGTTGGGTTAAACATCTGAAGGAATGGAAGAAAGCAcag GAGCCTGCAGCGGaggcggcgccggcggcggcggcggaggacGCGGACAGCGACGCGCCCAGCGACGCCGACGAGGAACAAGTCGTGGATAAGGAAATTGCTGATCTACAG gAGGAGGAGCGGCGGCTGTCGAAGCGCAAGCGCAAGCAGGTGAACAAGCAGCGCGCGCGCCTCGCGGAGAAGATGAACCTCAAGATGGTGCTGAAGGGCGACGGCGGGCCCGTCATGGAGAGCAACGACATGTTCACGCTCGCCGACATCAAGAACGACCAG CAACTGAGCGCGATGGTGGACATGGCCCCGGACATGGTGGCGGGCGCGCCCGGGCCGGACTCCGACGACGAGGAGCCGAGCAGCCGCCGCAAGCGCGTGGCCTACGACGTGGAGGCGTCGCGCCTGCACCCCTCCGGCCTCTACTACCGCGACTCCGACAGCGAGCTCGAGCTCGAGACCGACTCCGAGACGGAAGAGAACAAGGAGAGCCTCG CCTTCTCCGACTCGGACACAGAAActaataagaagaagaagaagaagatcgATAAGATAACTCAGCAGAACACGCTGGAGAACAGCCGTCCCCCccgcgcggccgccgcgccccgcgGACACCCGCTGCTGACGGACCTGGACCCGCTCCcggcccccgcgcgccgcgcccgcgccgccgagCGCTGGTTCCAGCAGGACGCCTTCCAGACGCTGGAAGCGGACCACGACGAGGCCGCCGACCTCGACCGACTCGCCAACAACTTCAAGCAGAAAG GTAAAACAGTAATAGAAGACAGCGTGAAGGAGGCGGGCGCGAAGAGGaagcgcgcggcggcggagaGCTCGGACGAGTCGGCCAGCGACAGCGACTACGACGTGGAGGACACGGTCGcaggcgcggggggcgcgggggccggggcggggggcgcgggaaAGGTCGGCAAGAAGGACGACTTTGAAGTGGTGCCACAGGATGCAG ATCTAAAGCGTCTGAAGAAGACGTTGAAGATGGACCCCGAGACGCTGGCGCTGGGCTCGATGCTGGCGGGCAGCCGGCGCTTCCGCCGCGACCTCGCCGACGACGCGTGGAGCCGCTACGCCTTCAACGACGCCGGCCCCGACTGGTTCGCGCAGGACGAGGAGAAGCACATGCGCCGCCCCATAGCCGTGCCAGAG ACGTACACGGAGGAGTACTCGAAGAAGCTGCAGGCGATCAACGCGCGGCCCATCAAGAAGGTGGTGGAGGCGAAGGCGCGCAAGAAGCAGCGGCTCGTGAAGAAGATGGAGCGCGCCAAGAAGAAGGTGGAGGCCGTGCTGGAGAACGGGGACATGTCCGAGCGCGAGAAGGCGCAGCAGATCCGCGG GTTGTACAAGAAGGCGCAGACGGAGACGAAGAAGAAGGTGACGTACGTGGTGGCGAAGAAGCACACGACGGCCAAGCGCATGAAGCGGCCCGGCGACGTGAAGGGGCGCTACCGCGTCGTGGACCCGCGCATGAAGAAGGACATGCGCGCGCAGAAGGCCAAGGAGAAGACCATGAACCGCGGCAAGGGCAAGGGCGGCAAGGGCGCCCGGGGCGGCAAGGATAAGGGCGGCAAGACCAAGCCGGCCAAGCCCCGCCCCATGCCCAAGCACAAGGGGAAGAAAGGGAAATCTAAATAA
- the LOC119693709 gene encoding bax inhibitor 1: MAPTIQSFINGFQNRLEPPVRQHLKNVYGTLTMTCGAAAAGVCVDAMVMRAGLLSTVAGLALMLLLVATPDNGKNTHLRLGYLLGFGLTSGMGLSPLLEYVSFVDPSIIVTALLGTTLVFVCFSVAAMLADRGSFLFLGGTLMTLLSSMSLLGLANLFMHSNLLYQSQLYLGLVAMCGFVLFDTQLIVEKRRAGSRDFVTHALDLFIDFIGIFRRLLVILTQKEEQERRRKRD, translated from the exons atgGCTCCAACTATTCAGAGTTTCATCAATGGCTTTCAAAATCGCCT GGAGCCCCCAGTGCGCCAGCACCTGAAGAATGTGTACGGCACGCTGACGATGAcgtgcggcgcggcggcggcgggcgtgTGCGTGGACGCGATGGTGATGCGCGCCGGGCTGCTGTCCACCGTGGCCGGCCTCGCGCTCATGCTGCTGCTCGTCGCCACGCCCGACAACGGCAAGAACACACATCTGCGACTGGGATACCTCCTTGGATTTGGACTCACATCAG GAATGGGTTTGAGCCCCCTTCTGGAGTATGTGAGCTTTGTTGATCCATCTATCATAGTGACGGCTCTGCTGGGCACAACACTGGTGTTTGTGTGCTTCTCCGTGGCGGCCATGCTGGCGGACCGCGGCAGCTTCCTGTTCCTCGGCGGCACGCTCATGACGCTGCTCTCCTCCATGTCGCTCCTGGGCCTTGCCAACCTCTTCATGCACTCCAACCTCTTGTACCAA TCGCAGCTGTACCTGGGGCTGGTGGCGATGTGCGGGTTCGTGCTGTTCGACACACAGCTGATCGTGGAGAAGCGGCGCGCCGGCAGCCGCGACTTCGTGACGCACGCGCTCGACCTGTTCATCGACTTCATCGGCATCTTCCGCCGCCTGCTCGTCATCCTCACGCAGAAG GAGGAGCAGGAGCGCCGCCGCAAGCGCGACTAg
- the LOC119693708 gene encoding palmitoyltransferase ZDHHC11 produces the protein MGGCCARTGAPPARRRRHGLQRPLHALQLAGWAALGGGGAAGGVLAALAGGAAPGALAALLAAHAASHLAATLRDPAEPALRRAPPHQLPEFDRRLHAHVIERGRCHLCNISTSGPRTKHCAACNKCVARFDHHCRWLNTCVGGANYGWFLAAAGSALLLAGAGAALSGALLARAGAGAGAGRGLPPAAQRYLNCTGAGAAPAPAAFCQSSILLLAFLIIFFIFSFAVSCALLHLCCFHIYINLLGVTTYEYIVNSSDDRTLNLCWKNVSRKCLMMRRGDRFRKAAPPAPAPPTDTPCSSHQGQLANKADVSNLLSSLVHGEIDKARRIFNIHENKVHPTNEILSK, from the coding sequence ATGGGCGGGTGCTGCGCGCGGACAGGGGCGCccccggcgcggcggcggcggcacgggCTGCAGCGGCCGCTGCACGCGCTGCAGCTGGCGGGCTGGGCGgcgctgggcggcggcggcgcggcgggcggcgtgctggcggcgctggcgggcggcgcggcgccgggcGCGCTGGCGGCGCTGCTGGCGGCGCACGCGGCGTCGCACCTGGCGGCCACGCTGCGCGACCCGGCCGAGCCCGCGctgcgccgcgcgccgccgcaccAGCTGCCGGAGTTCGACCGGCGCCTGCACGCGCACGTCATCGAGCGCGGCCGCTGCCACCTGTGCAACATCAGCACCTCGGGCCCGCGCACCAAGCACTGCGCCGCCTGCAACAAGTGCGTGGCGCGCTTCGACCACCACTGCCGCTGGCTCAACACGTGCGTGGGGGGCGCCAACTACGGCTGGTtcctggcggcggcgggcagcgcgctgctgctggcgggcgcgggcgcggcgctcAGCGGGGCACTGCTggcgcgcgcgggggcgggggcgggggcggggcggggcctgccgcccgccgcgcaGCGCTACCTCAACTGCACGGgggccggcgccgcgcccgcgcccgccgccttCTGCCAGTCGTCCATATTGTTGTTagcatttttaataatattttttattttttctttcgcTGTATCTTGTGCTCTCCTGCACCTGTGTTGTTtccatatttatattaatctGTTAGGCGTCACCACCTACGAGTACATAGTTAACTCGTCTGACGACAGAACTCTAAATCTCTGTTGGAAAAACGTGTCAAGAAAGTGTTTGATGATGAGGAGAGGCGACCGATTCCGCAAggcggcgccccccgcccccgcgccccccacCGACACCCCCTGCTCCTCACACCAGGGTCAGCTCGCTAACAAAGCAGATGTGTCTAATCTCCTGTCTAGTCTGGTACACGGCGAGATAGATAAAGCTAgaagaatatttaatatacatgAGAATAAAGTGCATCCAACAAATGAGATTCTATCAAAATGA